The following DNA comes from Grus americana isolate bGruAme1 chromosome 22, bGruAme1.mat, whole genome shotgun sequence.
CATATCCTTTTCTGTCTGCCCAAATCTGATATTAGAAacatataaataatacatatataGAAAGAAATATTATCAGCTAGACAGTGTTGATATGTTGGTATAAGCATGAATGGATAAGTAACCATGTGTGTTCTCATAGAATACTTGTGAAAGGGATCAACCTCACAGTTTACTACAAATATAGCATCATAGATGCATGTATGATTTAACAAGCTATCTGCATGTGGAACAGTGAGTTTGTCCATTTATGTTGGCTGTGTCTAATCATGAGTTTTCTGTCACCTCACTTAAACCATCTAGAAGATAGGTTGGATTCATTGTAGCTAATCTTAGTGGCTCAATACAGGtactaaaaataaatgccttttgCAGTTTATCCAAGACATCTGCACAGTGTCTGTAAGTTTCTTACACCCTTAAGTTTCTACAGCCTTCAGAAGTAAaagctggaagctggaaggcaCAATCTTCATCATCCCTCGTGGAAAACCCCCCATATTTTTAGGCAATCGCTGCTATCTCACTTTTAATTGTACCTAGCAACAGAAGAGGAATTCAGTTACTTAAACACAGGGATGTCCAGTGGTATTTTAGACCTTTTATGGTACTCTGTATAGccttcagccctgctctggaagGGCACAGAACTTCTGTGAGTCCCATGTTATATCTGCCAACTCCAAAGGAATGTCAAAGATATCATTGGCAGCTAAAACTGCACTGTCTCACTCTATATAGGTGCCTGAATATCACCATGAGTGCCTAAAGCAGAATAACTAGCTGTCTAAGCTCTGATTATAGTCATATAATGATATATGATAAAGTGGAAATGTGAATCATATAGAAAACAGTGTCCAGAAATATTTAACCCATTCCTAACTAGAACCCTATATAAGGCCAAATGAATCACTGTTTAGAGTCACAGATTGTATTAATTAGAGATTTTATTTGCTGGTCCATGTATAGTGTCTCAGTGATGTTTGAGAGGCCCTTTGTTCCCCACTTGGCAGGTGTCACTCCAGAAGGTTCTGAATGTCCTGTAGTTTCTGTGTCCTATTTTTTTGCTCTGTATGAATGACCCAAATAACTGCAGCATGCAAAAGACATTACACATGTCCATGAATTCATATATGGATATTGAAGGTGGGATTCAAGAGCCTAAACACAGCCATAGAAAAGCACTTGAGATGTCCTAGAGTGTTTCACAAATTCCTGCCAGACGTGACACAGAACCTATAGAAATCTCATAATCTTCTAGACTGAGAGCTGGAATGCCAGAATATCTACAGCATCTCTAAACATGCTTATGTTTAGGTACCTGAATCACTAATATACAATCAAGACACCCACAGTGTGATTAATTCCACACTGTTTACTTAGAACAGACCAGCTTCATATTTGAATATCCTCTATTAGTCAAAGGAGAAAGACCAACACTTTGAAAAGCTGGATTCATTTGTTCTGTTGTGCTTTATGACATATTGTCACTCCTTGCAGTGTTTATGTCTCTTCATTAACTTCTGTATTTACTACATAACCAGATGATTCATGAGGAGATCCACCTACCCTGTTTAAGCAGAGACAGCTGCCTGTCTCAATTTAAAGACTAACTATAGGAGAGATGGAAGTACATCTGGAAATGATATCACAGGCATTTACAGGAAACACGTTAATAATTTTGTGAAGATTCTAACTTACACAAGGATGACTAACCTTAAGATTTAGCAAGAtggtttaattaattttgtccCTAATAGTTCAGAGGCACTGAAGATCAGTGCCTAGAATGTATATCAGTACATATACTGTTATAACAGTAGCTGGTTGAGTTCTGGATGAGGAGAAATGAGGAGGTTAGGTGAAAAACTCATGTAAGCCAATAGAGTATGGCAAAAACCCCAATATCCTAAGCATTGCACCGTTTCATGTACGTAACACATTTCAGATCATGCTGTGTTAGTACCATGAGATGCTTCAGGTCTGGATCAGAAATGCAACTCACGTTTGTGTGAGCGTGATCCTAATTGCATTTACAAAAATGGTCCTAGAAAAATTCTGCAGTCTACTTTGGAAAATCCCACTTGTGCCTCAATAGTACTTTGTGAAGTTGCTATATTGTTGTCACTGgttgctgtattttaattatgaATCACTCATtacaactaattttttttccctctcaatCCAGACAGCTCTAATTACAAACACAGATTTTGACGTCATGGTCTGTGCATACAGGCTAGCTTGAGTGGATGTTCAAATCGCTGCTACATCTGCTTCTCCTGCAAAGTCTATAGCGGCTTCTGTATGATTCTCAGCATGCCCTCAGATAACCTGACCCATGTGGTTGAATTTGTTCTGGTTGGTTTTCCAGGTAAACAGGAAATCAAGCTTCTGCTCTTTTTTATGTTCTTCCTGACTTATGTGCTGACGGTGACAGAAAATGCAATGATTGTTGTACTTGTCTGCACAAATCTCCAGCTTCACAAGCCAATGTATGTTTTTCTGTGCAATCTTTCCTTTCTGGAGATTTGGTATGTCTCCATCACAGTGCCCAAAATGCTTGTGAGCTTGGTGACAAAGAGACAAGGCATCTCCTTCACAGGATGCATGGCTCAGCTATTCTTCTTCCTGGCATTGGCCTGCAGTGAATGCACTCTCCTGGCTGTCATGGCCTACGATCGCTATGTGGCCATCTGTAACCCATTGCATTACCCAATCATCATGGATCACACTCTTTGTGCCCGTCTGACCATTGGCTCCTGGATGAGTGGCTTCCTGATTTCCACAGGGAAGGTTTACTTCATTTCACGTCAGACCTACTGTGGGCCCAACATCATCAACCACTTCTTCTGTGATGTCTCCCCCTTACTGAAGCTAGCCTGCACCAACATGTCAGTAGCTGAGCTTATGGATTTCTTACTGGCCCTGCTCATCCTTCTTGTACCACTCATTGTGATTATGGCCTCCTATGTGTGCATCATCTCTGCTGTCTTGGGCATCCCCTCAGCCCAGGGACGTCACAAGGCCTTCTCTACCTGTGCCTCTCACCTTTTAGTGGTCATAGTATTCTATACAGTCTCCCTGTTTATCTATGCCAGGCCTCAGCCTGTTGATTCCTTCAGCTCCTACAAGCTGGTTTCTGTAGTATACACTGTCCTGACACCCCTCGTCAACCCGGTCATCTATTGCTTAAGGAACCAGGAATTCAAAATTGCTCTTAGGAAAACAATATACTGGAGAGACACCTTGTCCCAGAAATTTCATTTAGGgctttccttatttatttaactCCCTTTCTACTATGTGAAAGTGATTTTTACAGGTCATAATAAATTTACTAGTGTTCATCTCTAAGATTTGGGAGATTTGGGTGATCctgaagaaagagaggagagagttCAGAGAATGTTCAGAATGTGCACCACCTCCCATGAGGAAAGCAAGTGGTCAAGGGGAAGAGCCTAAGAATagggaaaaatgaaactgaGGACAGCTGTGGGTCTCAGAATCAGATCCCAGTTTCTCTGCTCCCTAGCCTTAATTAGCCTCAGAACCCTATCCAGATCTAAGGTCCTTAAGCTggcaataactttttttctctgttcccaATAAAGATACTCTATTTAGTAGTACTAATTCTGTGAAGTCCTTAAGATAACCTACACCTATATCATAGACTctagaatagaatcatagaataatataGATTAAATGATAGCCAAAGACATCTATAGGCCAACCTCCTACTCAGAGCAAGCCCAATTAGATCAGGAACTTGTTTGGGTGAGTTTGCGTATCTCCATAGATGTAAATCTCACCACTTAGCTAGGTCCCTTATTCCAATGTCTGTTCACtctcagaatcatagaaaggctgaggttggaagcaacatctggagatcacctagtccaagGTCCCTGCTTGAATAAAGATCAACTACAGGAGGTTGCTGTGGGTCATGTCCAGTCAAGTTATTAATACCTCcacagatggagactccacaacctccctcaGAAACCCATTCCAATGTTCAACAGCCCTCAgagtaaaaaagatttttcttttgtttaagaGGAATGtcctgtatttcaatttattcCCATTGCCTCTTGCCTTGCTGCTGAGCACTACTGAGAAATAtctgtctccatcttctttactactctcatcaggtatttatacataCTGATAAGACTGCTCACTCAGCCCTTTTTTCTCCAGGTCAAACAATCACAGCTCTCTAGTCTTTACCTATATGGAAGATACTTCAGTTCCTCAGTCATCAGAGTGGCCTTTCTCTGTACTTGCTCcagtatttctgtgtgttttgtgtgctatggagcccagaactgaacacatTATGCTAGATGTGGTCTCAACAAGCACTGACTAGAGGGTAAGGATCACCACTCTCAACCTGCTGACTATGTTCTAATGCAGCTGTAAAAACTGGTGGCCTTCTTATTGCAAGAATTATTGCCATGTGGATGCACAGGCCC
Coding sequences within:
- the LOC129195212 gene encoding olfactory receptor 6B1-like, encoding MPSDNLTHVVEFVLVGFPGKQEIKLLLFFMFFLTYVLTVTENAMIVVLVCTNLQLHKPMYVFLCNLSFLEIWYVSITVPKMLVSLVTKRQGISFTGCMAQLFFFLALACSECTLLAVMAYDRYVAICNPLHYPIIMDHTLCARLTIGSWMSGFLISTGKVYFISRQTYCGPNIINHFFCDVSPLLKLACTNMSVAELMDFLLALLILLVPLIVIMASYVCIISAVLGIPSAQGRHKAFSTCASHLLVVIVFYTVSLFIYARPQPVDSFSSYKLVSVVYTVLTPLVNPVIYCLRNQEFKIALRKTIYWRDTLSQKFHLGLSLFI